Part of the Arachis hypogaea cultivar Tifrunner chromosome 6, arahy.Tifrunner.gnm2.J5K5, whole genome shotgun sequence genome, TTCTAAaaagaatttcaatttttttatgtgtTATTTCTAAATCTCTAAATGTTGAATTTAGTGCGTTCTTTTTTTTCGAAGAATCttctgaacaaaaaaaaaaagagaatctaAGTGGCCAGCCTAAACGGTACACACCCAGTGTAAGTGTGTCAGAATCTCAATGTTGCAATTTAGAAGCACATCAGAGTTGACCGAGTCGTATCTGCTTACTTAAAAGGTGAGTAACAAGTAACAACAACcacattattattaaaaattttatatatatgttaatttcttttttctaattAACAAAGTTGAGTTAGTCAGTTAGTTATGACACATATTATAGTTCACAGGTGGATTTGTTGGCTTTGATGCACAATGCACTCTTAGATTCCACTCCACATTTTGGATCTTCCTTTAAGCAATCAACAATACTACTTAATTACGTTCTCACGCTTTCTGCGTTAGCCTGTTTCAATAAAACCTAGTAAATATTTATGAGCAATTAATACAACCATCCGTATAATTAATAAAAGCAAGCAAAACTTAAGGAATTGGTAATCCTTTTTAAAAGATAGAATAATAACAAGGATGCTGGAAAAATTAACATGAAACTCACTAGAAAACTTAACAGTATATAAAAGattcttaatttaattaatttagcgATTCTTACATTTTGGTAGCAATGTAAGaaatcaaaacaaataaataaataaataaaaccagCAAAGCACTAATTAATAATGAGCTTTGTCTTGTTGCATATCAGGTAGAGTAGATGCGTCAGCCTCTCTATATGTAATAATCTTCTTAATTACGGTTACACATGAATTTACTAATTAGGTGATGTGTGTTAATTCATGCATTTATGATTTGTGATTTATCACGTACTAGAACGTCATGGATCACCTACGGAATCGTTAATAAATATGGTGAGAATACTAGTCCCAAACTAATTCTTTATGCTtattaaaggaatattgataaaggtgaaaattcaggtgcaatCAACTTTATATGAAGTTAATAATTGAGAGTCATTAGATGATTTAACTAAaatttcatctaacgactctcagctatcaacttcacatagcgtcgactgcacctgaattttcaccacgAAAAAAACAAAACCGCAACCACGACAAACAAAtctataagaaattaaaaaaaaaggaaatatgGGAAGAGAGGAAAAAGTGTAAGAGACCAAGAGTAGTAGTGCCAAACTAAAACAAAGTAATTAAAATCCATGACCGAAACATAATTCTCATCATCACTGTCAGGGAGATCTGGTGATACTTTGCTAAGAAAGAAGAATAGGAGCCACCAAAAAATTACAGACTAAAAATTAATTCGTCACAGATTGAAgtcttatttaaaaatttattattgactaataaattattatatacataaaataaaatttaaatttttaatacttatttaaataaattaatggaTTAACACTAGATCAATCTAAATTAATTGAATAGACATTTTAATTGATGGGATTCTAATAGAAGATGAAACCGGTATGTGCAGTGgtggagcttagttcagacaaggggtGGCCATGGCCTCCccaaacttttattaaaaaaattagtaatacttttttaaaaaataaaaaatagttcagttggctcaaatattttattatgacttaaaataccaaagtttaatcttcatctcttgcttttattgcacaataatttttagttttaaacatttaaaatatattgAATTTGGAATGAATTGAGTGTATTCGCATTTCGCAGctctctattcaataagcaacactccatttacctttgagttcaaatataaaaaattaggtattttttatttatgtaatttaatattattttatattttaccgtttatttaatttaatttttatatgataaaaaatattagaatattcaataagtattgatattattgtatgcgtataaattgataaaaaaaattcaataaatattataaattttaatatttgttcttctaatttcttttttacatattttactggatatatattcaaatttttatataaaatagtcataaaaagtcaaaaacttgatgttgcattttttaagaggaaggctaatattcaaaaaggaaaacatataacttttataatatcaacatttgtagatagttcttctactttaatgaatcacgaagaaagtaagatacaaccttcaaaagtttaaagagttacgtctgatgagtttgaccttaattctttaGAACGATACCTTGAAAAATggttttaaatttggcaatattaCCCAAATCAGAAAGATGAggttagacgagcttatcttaaatgagATTCATATCAAAAgtatcttgacaattatcttctatctggccccccaaaatttcttttcaagctCCGCCACTCGGTATGTGATTCTCAAAATATGTACATGTAAGCTATTGAATAAAATGCTATTGAATAAAATAGGATTCAAAAGAACAAACCTACTTCCCGACCTCTACTAAAAATGTCAGTTACTTGAAAAAATAACTGAAAGTAAgactaaattagaaaaatataacccAAGAAATTAGGATTATCTCAATTAATAAGACTTAGTAATTTAAAGTTAATTAGAGCCCGTGTTAcgagatatataaatatttatttgtttttttatctgtttaaattaaaaaaaatgataatatagtatcaaaatttttataaatggaTAAAAATTTAGAGTTGAAtccttataattataaattatttgtgtGGCCTCCTACTATCATGCGTCAGTTAATAGTAATTTCATAATACATCAACACAATATATACCACAATATTTGAAATACAATATAGGCAATattattgagaaaaaaaattgtaaaccaatttttttaatttaacaatcagttaataatttttatttttttttctctctttcaatTTTCGTCATCCAACATTATTTTATCtactaattttaaactaaagattttctaacaaaaccagAACCAAAATAGACTTATATTAATGATTGAATTATGAAATGATTATCAATTTTTAGAGAATAAAACCTCAGCTCAAATTGGTGACAAGTTTTGTTAGTCCGTTCCGTTATGCCCTTTTGGTATTAAAATGTTGTGTGTTCTATATACAGTGAAAATTTAAGTGAAGTCGATTTTATATGTGTAGTTGATATTTGATACTCCAAAAGCCACAAACCGGACAAAagctgttgaaaaggaaactataaataaacaaaataaaaataaaaaagaattctaGGTAAGAAATTATAATCAAAGCTAGCTCACCCATGCCCATGGCtcacaactctctctctctctctctctctcatatgcTACTTTTAAGGTTCTCTCTCTCTTGGGTGTGCCTGCCCTAACTGAAAATGACTGCAAACATCCTGTGGTCTACTTGTGTGTgtatataaaatagaaaaataaattctaataaataaaacacattttataataataaattaaattaataaaaatgatttcaGTTGTCCACATGTGAATTTAGTCATTTACTATAAATCACTCTTTTTGTCTAAACACAAAGTTTTAAAAcgagaagagaaaatacaattagGTTATGTGAGCAATTTACTTATGTTCAAATTATCTAATATTGTTACTTGTTAGTGATAGCAATATTAttaaaaggtttttaaaaaaattatataataactcTATCTATCTATTTCATAATCTTTTTCCAAAGCAAAAAGATATACCTCttgaggaaaaaaaaaatagattcttGAATAATATGAATAGATAGAATTATATTACACTCACagagaaaataaatttcaattagtataattaatatttcttaaatttacattattatataaatattctttTTGAAAAGTTAGTATTATCTAAAtaccataaataaataaaaattttaaatattaaaaatttaaataaaaataaatactaaacaaataaaataaacttttaaaaactaaaatttaaaattcttaaattatactttaatttatattcaaGATTTAATTCCATAAGtattaaatgaaaagaaaaaaaaaatataattaatttaatataaaattaataaataaattattaaatttaattaaattatgtcTAATTATTCTTAACTGTTAACTCTACATAAAGTTAAATCCGATTTGAGTTTTTATCAAAATGAAATTAGAGTAGAAATTGTATCCCTAATATATAGAGTGGGATCCACTTAGATGCCAACATCAATTTTGGGTACacatagttttttaattttattttgttttcaccGACTCAAATGCCCACTGCTCGTATTTCTCAATATAAATTCTCCTTCAATTCTCACTcttaaatctctctctctctctctcattctcttCTACCTCCTCTCTCTAAAAAGAATGGTGGATCTTCAAACCGTTTGCTGCATGTGCGGTGATGTTGGTTTCCCTGACAAGCTTTTCCGTTGCAACAAATGTCGAAACCGCTTCCAGCACTCGTAAGCCTCTCTTCCTATCATCATCTCTttccttcttattctttttcCCAATCATACAtctacatatgtatatatatacgcCATCTTCGTATGTgttcgttcttttctttattggaGATCTCGGTAGTATAACAACTCTCACCGCaccaatttttttatatcaaaattcgaactccataatTATGATCATGTGCAAACCAACTGTTCGTCGAATGGTCAGGTCACTCGTTAGTTTAAGTAAGTGATGGAGTTCGAATTCTGTATAAGCAGCTACTTGATTAGTCTGATTGAGATCACGTGTGGAGAAAAAATTATGATGATCATGTGCGgatttttatgctaaattttcTTGTTGATCGTATAAGATTACATGTGGAGAAGTTAAATAATTATTGTTAATGTTGATTGTCAGGTATTGTAGCAATTACTATGGGGAATTACCGGAGATACAAGTGTGTGATTGGTGCCAAAGCGAGGAAAAGAGCAGCACAAGGCATGTTATTGGATCCTCCACTTCCAAGAAATCCGTTACGCCCGCCGGAAACGATCCCGGAATCACCACCCGTTCCGAATATTCCGGCGACAAAATCAAGCACCACGATCGCGAAGACGCCGCCGCCTCCGACAAGGGAAAGAGCCCCACGCCGTCGCCGCGCCCCACCACACGCAGGTACAAGCTTCTCAAGGATGTAATGTGTTAGACACagagagaggaaaaaaaaaaaaagagaaaacgtaACGAATTAATATCATAGGTgagtttttattcttaattttattttgttttaaaatatgtgTTTATTATTATTGTAGAGTGTGCTTTGCAAAGAGTGTGTTCGTTCCTTTTTGAGTGTTGTTCTACTTCTCTTGTTTTGAGTGGCTTTTCATCAAGTTGTGAATAAAACTACTATGTagctttaataatataatatatataaatatgtacacCCTAATCTACGGTATAAGTTGAAGCTTGATCTTCTCCCACTTCGTTTTCATTAGCACGATTATATTATGACATTATGATTCCTACTTTAACACTGTATTATATAATTGTTTCAACTGTCAAAGTAAATGGGGTCAACCAAAACAATctagttgatttttttttcatttgtctATTTTATTGCGAGGGTATAGTAATAATGCATAGTATATGGTACACAATTACACATGAAGAAGGTTTCGTGCATGAAATTTTCATTAAGTGACGTGActgaaaattaatattttattgcaATCCAAATTC contains:
- the LOC112697378 gene encoding uncharacterized protein yields the protein MVDLQTVCCMCGDVGFPDKLFRCNKCRNRFQHSYCSNYYGELPEIQVCDWCQSEEKSSTRHVIGSSTSKKSVTPAGNDPGITTRSEYSGDKIKHHDREDAAASDKGKSPTPSPRPTTRRYKLLKDVMC